Proteins encoded by one window of Macaca mulatta isolate MMU2019108-1 chromosome 10, T2T-MMU8v2.0, whole genome shotgun sequence:
- the YWHAH-AS1 gene encoding LOW QUALITY PROTEIN: putative uncharacterized protein YWHAH-AS1 (The sequence of the model RefSeq protein was modified relative to this genomic sequence to represent the inferred CDS: deleted 1 base in 1 codon) encodes MTTQEDTTGLLQKTSVWTMSRPGVKKVMNSYFIQAGHGPAVCYCAVSWLRQGFSITLTSFGRIPWPQAGVGTCPSPQSWVSPFLQPHREHHYAKTSSHSQPSPQSLALCLAYSRCPVNTCQMTECISPASGCHQALRETGRSEESFWIPATPHISSIFSES; translated from the exons ATGACAACTCAAGAGGATACAACAGGGTTGCTTCAAAAGACAAGTGTTTGGACCATGTCAAGACCTGGAGTGAAGAAGGTAATGAACTCCTACTTCATA CAAGCAGGCCATGGGCCAGCAGTTTGCTACTGTGCTGTCTCTTGGTTAAGGCAAG GTTTCAGTATCACCCTGACTTCTTTTGGAAGGATCCCTTGgcctcaggctggagtgggcaCCTGCCCTAGCCCACAGAGCTGGGTTTCTCCCTTTCTTCAACCACACAGGGAGCACCACTATGCAAAGACCTCATCACATTCACAGCCGTCTCCCCAGAGCCTCGCACTGTGCTTGGCATACAGCAGGTGCCCAGTAAATACCTGCCAAATGACTGAATGCATCTCGCCAGCCTCAGGATGCCACCAGGCCCTGAGGGAGACAGGAAGATCAGAGGAAAGCTTTTGGATTCCTGCCACGCCTCACATTAGCAGCATCTTCTCCGAGTCCTGA